A single window of Engraulis encrasicolus isolate BLACKSEA-1 chromosome 20, IST_EnEncr_1.0, whole genome shotgun sequence DNA harbors:
- the dclk3 gene encoding serine/threonine-protein kinase DCLK1, which translates to MMPLWNHRFAGHNARNPCGLTKKHPEKGGSPPRNKCPMLAPLAPAVMGPGVSVSNKANDCYGQHIMIGGCAPRRNGYHTRHAEGSPVRPRLVTIIKPNEDGVIRKISLLLNRRAVVSFEQLLSDVSEALGFPSWNNERVRHLFTPAGQSVISLSQFFHADDAFLAVGRTRPSVISLQMALEELFPDCPGYCDELLRRWQRSMRPKASKADSGFHDVSPKEHNNNNSHSLNDTPSVRPNNLQPLYNKQQERDLKEEQRRDRERRTRRRAEKLVPEGYQVKANEQSDHRLPLLPGRPGEPREQGHRQTKNKGAHTGPGSHPKPAGPKSKKAINTLHTNVPQPAQVTKLQEITSHETPKQTPPEPSRQDAPELPDGDAVVTQVDIERFYDIGRVVGDGNFAVVHMCVERRTGLTRAMKVVDRAKLQGREHMIHNEVSLLASLKHPRVVQLLRCHHTSTHIYLIMELASEGDLFDAIVSSVKFSEGSAAGMLKDISDALHFIHSRSIVHRDIKPENLLVHRHDGTVNLKLADFGLALVVTEPLFTVCGTPTYVAPEILAETGYGIAVDVWAMGVILYILLCGFPPFRSTDRNQVELFKLIQAGDLQFPSPYWDEISEDVKDLIQGLLQVDPKQRLTAQQALQHGWIQSDGKAPDDSNTHQTPHVAVRDSSNLTESTEGKHKLPRTSTPYRQGIRPAKSPEAAAGLQRDNSTDKMTEDEGTSVRMKESSTDQTNQHSSVLSPEEEKKTDMETSDVLTS; encoded by the exons ATGATGCCCTTGTGGAATCACCGCTTCGCGGGACACAATGCGCGCAATCCAT GTGGCCTTACAAAAAAGCACCCGGAAAAAGGGGGATCTCCACCCCGAAATAAGTGCCCAATGCTCGCACCTCTGGCCCCAGCTGTAATGGGGCCAGGGGTCAGTGTGAGCAACAAGGCAAATGATTGTTACGGCCAGCACATTATGATTGGCGGCTGTGCGCCAAGGCGAAATGGATACCACACGAGGCACGCCGAGGGCTCTCCAGTGCGCCCCCGCCTTGTCACCATAATTAAGCCTAACGAGGACGGGGTTATCAGGAAGATCTCACTGCTCCTCAACCGCAGGGCCGTGGTGTCGTTTGAGCAGCTGCTAAGTGACGTGTCTGAGGCTTTGGGGTTTCCCTCCTGGAATAACGAGCGCGTGCGGCACCTGTTCACGCCGGCCGGACAGTCGGTCATCAGCCTCTCCCAGTTTTTCCACGCGGATGATGCGTTTCTGGCTGTGGGACGCACGCGACCTTCCGTCATCAGCCTGCAGATGGCGTTGGAGGAGCTGTTCCCGGACTGCCCGGGTTATTGCGACGAGCTGCTGCGACGGTGGCAGCGGAGCATGAGGCCCAAGGCGAGCAaggccgacagcggtttccatGATGTCAGCCCCAAGGagcacaacaacaataacagccACTCCCTGAACGACACGCCGTCAGTCAGACCCAACAACCTCCAACCTCTCTATAACAAACAACAGGAGAGAGACTtgaaggaggagcagaggagagacagagagaggaggacgaggaggagagcagaaaagcTGGTACCAGAGGGATACCAGGTGAAGGCGAATGAGCAGTCTGACCACCGGTTACCTTTATTACCTGGGAGGCCTGGTGAGCCAAGAGAACAGgggcacagacaaacaaaaaacaaaggtgCACACACGGGACCAGGTTCACATCCCAAACCCGCTGGCCCAAAAAGCAAAAAGGCCATTAACACCCTCCACACAAACGTGCCCCAACCCGCACAGGTCACAAAGTTACAGGAAATTACATCACACGAGACACCTAAGCAGACACCACCAGAGCCGTCGCGGCAGGACGCACCAGAGCTGCCGGACGGAGACGCCGTGGTCACGCAGGTGGACATCGAGCGCTTCTATGACATCGGGCGCGTAGTGGGCGACGGCAACTTTGCGGTGGTGCACATGTGCGTAGAGCGCAGGACGGGCCTGACGCGCGCCATGAAAGTCGTGGACAGGGCCAAGTTGCAGGGCCGGGAACACATGATCCACAATGag GTCTCCCTGCTGGCCAGTCTGAAGCATCCCAGGGTGGTGCAACTGCTGCGGTGccaccacaccagcacacacatctACCTGATCATGGAGCTGGCGTCCGAGGGGGACCTGTTTGATGCCATCGTGTCCAGCGTCAAGTTTAGTGAGGGCAGCGCGGCGGGCATGCTGAAGGACATCAGCGACGCCCTGCACTTCATCCACAGCAGGAGCATCGTGCACCGAGACATCAAGCCCGAAAACCTGCTG GTGCATCGGCATGACGGCACTGTCAACCTGAAGCTGGCTGACTTTGGGCTGGCCCTGGTGGTCACGGAGCCCCTCTTCACTGTCTGCGGCACACCTACCTATGTGGCACCGGAGATACTGGCAGAGACAG GCTACGGTATAGCAGTTGATGTGTGGGCCATGGGAGTGATTCTATACATCCTGCTCTGTGGATTCCCTCCGTTTCGCAGTACGGACCGCAATCAAGTGGAGCTGTTCAAACTGATCCAGGCCGGAGACCTTCAGTTCCCTTCGCCATACTGGGACGAGATCTCAGAGG ATGTTAAGGACCTGATTCAAGGTCTACTCCAGGTGGACCCAAAGCAGCGTCTAACAGCCCAGCAGGCCCTTCAGCATGGCTGGATCCAGAGTGACGGTAAAGCCCCAGACGACAGCAACACGCATCAGACACCCCATGTGGCAGTCAGAGACAGCAGCAACCTCACAGAGAGCACCGAGGGGAAACACAAACTTCCACGGACAAGCACCCCCTACAGGCAGGGCATCAGGCCCGCCAAGTCACCTGAGGCTGCTGCTGGACTCCAGAGAGACAACAGCACAGATAAGATGACAGAAGACGAGGGCACATCTGTGAGGATGAAGGAGTCCAGTACGGACCAGACGAATCAACACAGCTCGGTACTGAGtccagaagaagagaaaaaaacagacatggAGACAAGCGATGtgctaacctcatga
- the zftraf1 gene encoding zinc finger TRAF-type-containing protein 1 isoform X1 produces the protein MASAEDRGDLGVAAASGSSGGGHVVGAMGAGLEAGPGGAGLPGIQEEPGLRREASSTDTDPDAPPKKRVRLQEGEAGKLEERLYSVLCCTVCLDLPKASVYQCTNGHLMCAGCFIHLLADARLKEEQATCPNCRCEISKSLCCRNLAVEKAVSELPSDCSFCLKQFPRSTLERHLSEECQDRVTRCKYVRIGCPWQGPYHELPAHEAACLHPSKSGQELMGILSDMDQQHRRELTLYSSIFNLLCFEKIGFTEVQFRPYRTDDFITRLYYETPRFTVLNQTWVLKARVNDSERNPNLSCKRTLSFQLILKSKVNAALECHFLLLKGPYDDVKIQPVIQHHVFSNDANETEYVPLPICDSVECNKLLAAKNINLRLFIFQIQK, from the exons ATGGCTTCGGCAGAGGACCGTGGGGATTTGGGGGTAGCAGCCGCCTCAGGTTCCTCCGGAGGGGGGCACGTAGTCGGGGCGATGGGAGCAGGCCTTGAGGCCGGACCAGGGGGCGCTGGACTGCCAGGAATTCAAGAAGAGCCAGGGCTGCGAAGAGAGGCCTCCAGTACCGACACCGACCCAGACGCACCACCTAAGAAGCGCGTCAGACTACAGGAGGGCGAAGCTGGCAAGCTCGAGGAGCGACTGTACTCGGTGCTCTGCTGCACTGTGTGCTTAGACCTGCCCAAGGCGTCGGTCTATCAG TGTACAAACGGCCACCTGATGTGCGCCGGCTGCTTCATCCACCTGCTGGCGGACGCGCGTCTGAAGGAGGAGCAGGCCACCTGCCCCAACTGCCGCTGCGAGATCAGCAAGAGCCTGTGCTGCCGCAACCTGGCGGTGGAGAAGGCCGTCAGCGAGCTGCCCTCCGACTGCTCCTTCTGCCTCAAGCAGTTCCCACGCTCCACCCTGGAGAGACACCTCAGCGAAGAGTGCCAGGAcag AGTGACCCGGTGTAAGTACGTGAGGATCGGGTGCCCCTGGCAAGGGCCGTACCACGAGCTGCCAGCCCACGAGGCGGCGTGCCTCCACCCGAGCAAGAGCGGCCAGGAGCTGATGGGGATCCTGAGCGACATGGACCAGCAGCACCGCAGAGAGCTCACCCTATACAGCTCCATCTTCAACCTGCTCTGCTTCGAGAAGATCGGCTTCACTG AGGTGCAGTTCCGGCCGTACCGCACTGACGACTTCATCACGCGGCTGTACTACGAGACGCCTCGCTTCACCGTGCTGAACCAGACTTGGGTGCTGAAGGCACGCGTCAACGACTCGGAGCGCAACCCCAACCTCTCCTGCAAACGCACGCTCTCCTTCCAGCTGATCCTCAAGAGCAAG GTGAACGCTGCGCTGGAGTGCCACTTCCTGCTGCTGAAAGGCCCCTACGACGACGTGAAGATCCAGCCCGTCATCCAGCACCACGTCTTCTCCAACGACGCCAACGAGACCGAGTACGTGCCGCTGCCCATCTGCGACTCGGTGGAGTGCAACAAGCTGCTGGCCGCCAAGAACATCAACCTGCGCCTCTTCATCTTCCAGATCCAGAaatga
- the zftraf1 gene encoding zinc finger TRAF-type-containing protein 1 isoform X2 — MCLHVCACVFVCARVRNMHVHVYVREWCMRGVQCTNGHLMCAGCFIHLLADARLKEEQATCPNCRCEISKSLCCRNLAVEKAVSELPSDCSFCLKQFPRSTLERHLSEECQDRVTRCKYVRIGCPWQGPYHELPAHEAACLHPSKSGQELMGILSDMDQQHRRELTLYSSIFNLLCFEKIGFTEVQFRPYRTDDFITRLYYETPRFTVLNQTWVLKARVNDSERNPNLSCKRTLSFQLILKSKVNAALECHFLLLKGPYDDVKIQPVIQHHVFSNDANETEYVPLPICDSVECNKLLAAKNINLRLFIFQIQK, encoded by the exons atgtgcctgcacgtgtgtgcgtgtgtgtttgtgtgtgcgcgtgtgcgcaacatgcatgtccatgtgtatgtgcgtgaatgGTGTATGCGTGGCGTGCAGTGTACAAACGGCCACCTGATGTGCGCCGGCTGCTTCATCCACCTGCTGGCGGACGCGCGTCTGAAGGAGGAGCAGGCCACCTGCCCCAACTGCCGCTGCGAGATCAGCAAGAGCCTGTGCTGCCGCAACCTGGCGGTGGAGAAGGCCGTCAGCGAGCTGCCCTCCGACTGCTCCTTCTGCCTCAAGCAGTTCCCACGCTCCACCCTGGAGAGACACCTCAGCGAAGAGTGCCAGGAcag AGTGACCCGGTGTAAGTACGTGAGGATCGGGTGCCCCTGGCAAGGGCCGTACCACGAGCTGCCAGCCCACGAGGCGGCGTGCCTCCACCCGAGCAAGAGCGGCCAGGAGCTGATGGGGATCCTGAGCGACATGGACCAGCAGCACCGCAGAGAGCTCACCCTATACAGCTCCATCTTCAACCTGCTCTGCTTCGAGAAGATCGGCTTCACTG AGGTGCAGTTCCGGCCGTACCGCACTGACGACTTCATCACGCGGCTGTACTACGAGACGCCTCGCTTCACCGTGCTGAACCAGACTTGGGTGCTGAAGGCACGCGTCAACGACTCGGAGCGCAACCCCAACCTCTCCTGCAAACGCACGCTCTCCTTCCAGCTGATCCTCAAGAGCAAG GTGAACGCTGCGCTGGAGTGCCACTTCCTGCTGCTGAAAGGCCCCTACGACGACGTGAAGATCCAGCCCGTCATCCAGCACCACGTCTTCTCCAACGACGCCAACGAGACCGAGTACGTGCCGCTGCCCATCTGCGACTCGGTGGAGTGCAACAAGCTGCTGGCCGCCAAGAACATCAACCTGCGCCTCTTCATCTTCCAGATCCAGAaatga